A window of Streptomyces marispadix contains these coding sequences:
- a CDS encoding tryptophan 2,3-dioxygenase produces the protein MKGSTAGSGTAGVNGCPVAHQPSGAGDAGPGYGDLLRLDELLALPPGPTKLHDEHLFYVAHMVYELWFKVILDELECARDGMFTGDVPRALYCLRRVATIERVMVQQVEVLETISPGSFARLRPLLYQASGIQSVQFREIEFLSGLKDERHLGRGDLRPADRESLRRRLAEPTLGDAFRELRRRRGDPDLLELLREEIPDSELLSVAEALTDHDEQFSVWRSRHVHMVERIIGAKPGTGGSSGVHYLRSTLDERFFPELWELRTRL, from the coding sequence ATGAAAGGCTCGACCGCCGGTTCCGGGACAGCGGGCGTGAACGGCTGCCCTGTGGCGCACCAGCCCTCCGGTGCCGGCGACGCGGGACCCGGCTACGGCGACCTTCTCCGCCTTGACGAGCTGCTCGCTCTCCCTCCCGGGCCCACGAAGCTCCACGACGAGCATCTGTTCTACGTCGCGCACATGGTCTACGAGCTGTGGTTCAAGGTGATCCTCGACGAGCTGGAGTGCGCCCGCGACGGGATGTTCACCGGCGACGTGCCGCGTGCCCTCTACTGTCTCCGGCGGGTGGCGACGATCGAGCGCGTGATGGTCCAGCAGGTCGAGGTGCTGGAGACCATCAGCCCGGGGAGTTTCGCCAGGCTCAGGCCGTTGCTGTACCAGGCGAGCGGCATACAGTCCGTGCAGTTCCGGGAGATCGAGTTCCTCTCCGGCCTCAAGGACGAGCGTCATCTGGGGCGCGGCGATCTGCGCCCGGCGGACCGGGAGTCACTGAGGCGCCGACTCGCCGAACCGACTCTGGGCGACGCCTTCCGTGAACTGCGCCGGAGGCGGGGCGACCCGGACCTGCTGGAGCTGCTACGCGAGGAGATACCCGACTCCGAACTGCTCTCCGTCGCCGAGGCGTTGACGGACCACGACGAGCAGTTCAGCGTCTGGCGTTCCCGGCACGTGCACATGGTGGAGCGGATCATCGGCGCGAAGCCCGGCACGGGCGGATCGAGCGGCGTGCACTATCTGCGTTCGACGCTCGACGAGCGCTTCTTCCCCGAGCTGTGGGAGCTGCGCACCCGCCTTTAG
- a CDS encoding class I SAM-dependent methyltransferase, translating to MTVKRWMYDVLYRVGAPWEGGVRENLVELVKENRISPTEQKRVLDLGCGSGTCSVYLAEQGFDDVTGVDFTPVALRKARKAAAAAGVTDRVRFVKGNLTRPSIPGVEGTYDLLLDFGTLDDLTGQDRLDMAANFKRFSHPGSMVVLWCFYTESDDEELPRFAFQGVSRFLSGIRPGEEHELFGDDFTIERLPEPPLDSKMACFLMVRK from the coding sequence GTGACTGTCAAACGCTGGATGTACGACGTGCTGTACCGGGTCGGGGCCCCCTGGGAAGGAGGCGTACGGGAGAACCTCGTGGAGCTGGTGAAGGAGAACCGGATCTCGCCCACCGAGCAGAAGCGCGTACTCGACCTGGGCTGCGGCAGCGGCACTTGCTCCGTCTACCTCGCCGAGCAGGGCTTCGACGACGTGACGGGCGTGGACTTCACGCCCGTCGCCCTGCGCAAGGCACGTAAGGCCGCCGCCGCCGCGGGAGTCACGGACCGCGTCCGCTTCGTCAAGGGGAACCTCACCCGGCCGTCCATCCCCGGCGTCGAGGGAACCTACGACCTGCTGCTCGACTTCGGCACACTCGACGACCTGACGGGCCAGGACAGGCTGGACATGGCCGCCAACTTCAAGCGGTTCTCCCATCCCGGGTCGATGGTCGTGCTGTGGTGTTTCTACACCGAGAGCGACGACGAGGAACTGCCCAGGTTCGCCTTCCAGGGCGTCTCCCGGTTCCTCAGCGGCATACGCCCGGGCGAGGAACACGAGCTGTTCGGCGACGACTTCACCATCGAGCGTCTTCCGGAGCCGCCGCTCGATTCGAAGATGGCGTGCTTTCTGATGGTCCGTAAGTGA
- a CDS encoding non-ribosomal peptide synthetase/type I polyketide synthase produces MTTSHNSTPSEPAADGDIAVIGMAGRFPGAADVARFWQNLRSGTESVTFFDDAELREKGVAEELLADPAFVKAGSVLDGPELFDAAFFGYNARDAAMVDPQQRMLLETAHAALEDAGCVPAVFPGSIAVYAGSSLSTYLISHLLTAGPGFDDIADVTELLTTNDKDYLASRISYGLGLDGPAVSVQTACSSSLVAVHMAVQGLLGHECDIALVGGASLRLPQGRGYLHRQGMIFSADGHTRSFDAECSGTMFGSGVGAVVLKRLVDAIADGDRIDAVVKGSAVTNDGSAKVGYTAPGVDGQARAIAGALGVGEVEPDTVTALEGHGTATPLGDPIEVTALSRVFSRRTASSASCALSSVKSNVGHLAEAAGIAGFIKSVLQLRHRQLVPSLNFDRPNPELRLDETRFRVVTELEDWRPDAMPRRIGVSSFGMGGTNAHVVLEEGPEPAPSVPFTRDLFLLPLSARTPASLEAATDGLAAALTATETEDLSDTATTLQQGRTAHRHRRLVVAAGASEARQALETRDSASTATSAAVPEPRIALMFPGQGSQYPGMARLLYEQEPVFSDCVDTCADLLFDELGHDLREVIHPAAATDPGAAAGLLRQTSLAQPALFVIGYALAGLLESVGVRPDAMIGHSVGEIVAACRSGVFSLPDALRLVAVRGRLMQELPPGGMLSVALPEEQVIERLPEGLSLAAVNAPDVCAVSGPEPKLRSFARLLGEQGTPVRELHTSHAFHSAMVEPMMSRFADELSCVDFHEPAVPYVENRTGDWITPERATDPDHWVHHIREPVRFSDGVLKLTESGPCVLLEAGPGSTLSTLARSTARGRGSVTVPLLPSAGEEGDDVRRFMLGLGRLWTAGGDIDWDRVQGGTASRTGLPTYPFERRRYWIEAAPGGRRAKPGGYVLQAAEPEEETGDGGPAPMGAFDPRPALTTEYAEPRDDLDRRLVAVWQELLGVAPVGVHDNFMELGGHSLLAARMVERVKAGLGVGVKLGDLLAEPTVAGLAALLAENGAGAGEPAAPEATTGGRAVSTEDPESRGGELPVARPDSEHLHEPFPLSEMQQAQWIGRQDSFEGGNVAAHVYWEVELAPDVDLARLEAAWQQVVERHHMLRAVIGNDGRQHILPGTRPYRFGLLDLRDAPAEEGERRLAELREKHSREVRPADEWPLFDVRVTLLPEERARLHFSFDLLIADIGSIRLLVRDWRRYYQGREDEIRPLRISYRDYVLASEELRGTALYERSLAYWRERVAELPPGPDLPLALSPGSLKDPEFTARNAQLATAQWDAFKERAAAAGVTPSAAMLTAYAAALGTWSRSASFTLNVTVINRLQVHEDVRDLVGEFASFDLLPVDLSRERSFGELATAMQRQSWADLEHRYLNGVEILREMARRRGGTSGSVMPVVFTSTLVQENEAEDASMFGWLGTMEHEIAQTPQVWLDFAVMENAEGVQLSWHWVRQLFPEGVIEAVFDAFHRLVTDLAASDEAWRDTPRCPLPEEQRQLTESVNATGGPLQEDFLYAPLMARAAEHPERVAVVSASGAELTYGRLRSHACVLAHRLRALGAGPGRLIAVAVEKSCEQIVAALAVQLAGAAYLPVDPALPAERQDHLCERGEVRLVLVPKGGSGHAWAEGIREVEVAVEPGADPEGPGADGTPPEPVQAPGDLAYTIFTSGSTGEPKGVMLSHQAALNTLTDINERFSVGPEDAVLGLSSLSFDLSVYDIFGVLGAGGRLVLPLPGTSRDPGHWDELVRRHRVTLWNSVPALLRMYAEHLSGLSGADGESERSARHEAAGNPLRLALMSGDWIPVELPAQLRELIPHLEPVSLGGATEAAVWSIWHPIDPDRDGARDSVPYGTPLRNQTFHVLNDRMETCPVWVTGELYIGGAGLAMGYWRDEERTRASFVTWPETGERLYRTGDLGRRLPDGTLEFLGREDFQVKIGGFRIELGEIEAALARHEGVSAAVAAAPGDRHNRRLVAYVVPAEPAASAVPGEPGTADAGRTPESEEALLDEVRALAERVLPSYMVPSVFLVLDRLPLSANGKVDRAALPDPVRAEGGSGAAAGPVAARLVEIVAEVVGVSGIGPSDNFFSVGGNSIMGIQIVSRANAEGLEFTAADLFQHETLEELAAELESRGATVTGSAATEPLTRRQRQLVEWATPGLPAGVHRAELHVAAEVRPAWLESALAAVTRHHTALHMRLAEADGGWRTVRKTPDADESAVPDIDLTALPEDRRERAFTSMVEEMRGELCPRSGPVAKAALFRLGESERRMVWLVHELFVDAGSWRVLLGDLCLAVEAAANGEDPALPAQDPQRMRALAALAGAGHEPGEAPGGDGAHTAEDAETADEPAPLRVVELADGDIEHALQVELPEEDTAELLKSTSAAYRLTPSEAVAAAFALAASAGGGPRLLRYDLENDLRGSEEAGAGAESTAGSFNSLVPLALSTGSDGDGDGNGNGDGDGGAGTAADGGGRAAAETTADATADTAADPTGADRSADVGALLRTVKDQSRRGTSDENAPASPPAQVLVRHLGELDLPADGRLRPTGPPALNGADHPVVLSTHLEEGRLRATLACRAGEPSGARLAALSEALPDAFRRIAEHCRDTDRAVVGPDDFPLAGLDQNTLDTFLGALAGNGETSGTSPSRTGTTAHAEEAL; encoded by the coding sequence ATGACCACATCCCACAACAGCACCCCCTCGGAGCCCGCCGCGGACGGCGACATCGCGGTCATCGGCATGGCCGGGCGGTTCCCCGGCGCGGCCGACGTGGCGCGCTTCTGGCAGAACCTGCGCAGTGGGACGGAGTCGGTCACCTTCTTCGACGACGCCGAACTGAGGGAGAAGGGCGTCGCCGAGGAACTGCTCGCCGACCCGGCGTTCGTGAAGGCCGGCTCCGTGCTCGACGGGCCCGAACTCTTCGACGCCGCGTTCTTCGGCTACAACGCCCGCGACGCCGCCATGGTCGACCCCCAGCAGCGGATGCTGCTGGAGACGGCACACGCCGCGCTGGAGGACGCCGGGTGCGTGCCCGCCGTCTTCCCCGGCTCCATCGCCGTCTACGCGGGGAGCAGCCTGTCCACGTATCTCATCTCCCATCTGCTCACCGCCGGGCCGGGGTTCGACGACATCGCCGACGTGACGGAACTCCTCACGACGAACGACAAGGACTATCTCGCCAGCCGGATCAGCTACGGCCTGGGCCTCGACGGGCCCGCCGTGTCCGTGCAGACGGCGTGCTCGTCGTCGCTGGTCGCGGTGCATATGGCCGTACAGGGACTGCTGGGGCACGAGTGCGACATCGCCCTCGTGGGCGGCGCCTCGCTGAGGCTGCCCCAGGGGCGCGGCTATCTCCACCGCCAGGGGATGATCTTCTCCGCGGACGGACACACCCGGTCCTTCGACGCCGAGTGCAGCGGCACCATGTTCGGCAGCGGCGTGGGCGCCGTCGTACTCAAGCGGCTGGTGGACGCCATCGCCGACGGCGACCGGATAGACGCCGTGGTCAAGGGCTCCGCCGTCACCAACGACGGCTCGGCGAAGGTGGGTTACACGGCTCCGGGCGTGGACGGCCAGGCCCGCGCCATCGCCGGTGCCCTCGGCGTCGGCGAGGTCGAGCCGGACACCGTGACCGCGCTCGAAGGGCACGGCACGGCCACGCCGCTGGGCGACCCCATCGAAGTCACCGCGCTCAGCCGGGTGTTCAGCAGGCGCACGGCCTCCTCCGCGTCGTGCGCGCTGAGTTCGGTGAAGTCCAACGTCGGGCATCTGGCGGAGGCGGCAGGCATCGCCGGATTCATCAAGAGCGTGCTCCAGCTACGGCACCGGCAGCTCGTTCCCAGCCTCAACTTCGACCGGCCCAACCCCGAACTACGCCTGGACGAGACGCGGTTCAGGGTCGTCACGGAGCTGGAGGACTGGCGGCCCGACGCCATGCCGCGGCGCATCGGCGTCAGCTCCTTCGGCATGGGCGGCACCAACGCCCACGTCGTACTGGAAGAGGGGCCCGAGCCCGCACCCTCGGTGCCCTTCACCCGGGACCTGTTCCTGCTGCCGCTGTCGGCGCGCACGCCCGCCTCCCTCGAAGCGGCCACCGACGGCCTCGCCGCCGCCCTCACCGCCACGGAGACCGAAGACCTCTCCGATACCGCGACCACCCTCCAGCAGGGGCGGACCGCGCACCGGCACCGCAGGCTCGTCGTGGCCGCGGGTGCCTCGGAGGCCCGACAGGCCCTGGAGACAAGGGACTCCGCGTCGACAGCCACGTCGGCGGCCGTCCCCGAGCCTCGCATCGCCCTGATGTTCCCCGGGCAGGGAAGCCAGTACCCGGGCATGGCACGGCTGTTGTACGAGCAGGAGCCGGTGTTCAGCGACTGCGTGGACACCTGCGCCGACCTGCTCTTCGACGAACTCGGCCACGACCTCCGCGAGGTGATCCACCCGGCCGCCGCCACCGATCCGGGCGCGGCGGCGGGTCTGCTGCGCCAGACGTCCCTCGCCCAGCCCGCGCTCTTCGTCATCGGCTACGCCCTCGCCGGGCTGCTGGAGAGCGTCGGCGTCCGCCCGGACGCCATGATCGGCCACAGCGTCGGCGAGATCGTCGCGGCCTGCCGCTCCGGGGTCTTCTCACTGCCGGACGCGCTGCGGCTCGTCGCCGTACGCGGGCGGCTGATGCAGGAGCTGCCGCCCGGCGGCATGCTGTCCGTCGCCCTGCCCGAGGAGCAGGTGATCGAGCGGCTGCCCGAGGGGCTCTCCCTGGCGGCGGTCAACGCACCCGACGTGTGCGCGGTCTCCGGACCCGAGCCGAAGCTTCGCTCCTTCGCCCGGCTCCTCGGCGAACAGGGCACGCCCGTAAGGGAGTTGCACACCTCGCACGCCTTCCACTCGGCCATGGTCGAGCCGATGATGAGCCGCTTCGCCGACGAGCTGTCGTGCGTCGACTTCCATGAACCGGCCGTCCCCTACGTGGAGAACCGCACGGGCGACTGGATCACCCCGGAGCGTGCCACCGACCCCGACCACTGGGTCCACCACATCCGGGAACCGGTCCGCTTCAGCGACGGCGTACTGAAGCTCACCGAGTCCGGCCCCTGCGTTCTGCTGGAGGCCGGGCCCGGGTCCACGCTCAGCACCCTGGCCCGCTCGACGGCGCGCGGCCGGGGCTCGGTCACCGTTCCGCTGCTGCCGTCGGCGGGCGAAGAGGGGGACGACGTAAGGCGGTTCATGCTGGGACTCGGCAGGCTGTGGACGGCCGGCGGCGACATCGACTGGGACCGGGTGCAGGGGGGCACGGCCAGCCGCACGGGACTGCCGACGTATCCGTTCGAGCGGCGCCGCTACTGGATCGAGGCGGCTCCCGGCGGTCGGCGGGCCAAGCCCGGCGGCTATGTCCTCCAGGCCGCCGAGCCGGAGGAGGAGACCGGCGACGGCGGGCCCGCGCCGATGGGCGCCTTCGATCCCAGGCCGGCCCTGACCACGGAGTACGCCGAACCCCGCGACGACCTCGACCGGCGGCTCGTGGCCGTGTGGCAGGAGCTGCTGGGCGTCGCACCCGTCGGCGTCCACGACAACTTCATGGAACTGGGCGGGCATTCGCTGCTCGCGGCGCGCATGGTCGAACGCGTCAAGGCCGGCCTCGGCGTCGGCGTGAAGCTCGGCGACCTGCTCGCCGAACCCACCGTGGCGGGACTGGCGGCACTGCTCGCGGAGAACGGAGCCGGCGCGGGCGAGCCCGCCGCCCCGGAAGCGACGACCGGCGGCAGGGCCGTAAGCACGGAGGACCCGGAGTCCCGCGGTGGCGAACTGCCCGTGGCGCGGCCCGACTCGGAACACCTCCACGAGCCGTTCCCGCTGTCGGAGATGCAGCAGGCCCAGTGGATCGGCCGCCAGGACAGCTTCGAGGGCGGCAACGTCGCGGCACACGTCTACTGGGAGGTCGAACTCGCCCCCGACGTCGACCTGGCACGGCTGGAGGCGGCCTGGCAGCAGGTCGTCGAACGCCACCACATGCTGCGTGCCGTCATCGGGAACGACGGCCGCCAGCACATCCTGCCCGGCACCCGGCCCTACCGCTTCGGGCTGCTCGACCTGCGCGACGCCCCCGCCGAGGAAGGCGAACGGCGCCTGGCGGAGCTGCGGGAGAAGCACTCCCGGGAGGTGCGGCCCGCGGACGAGTGGCCCCTGTTCGACGTGCGGGTCACGCTGCTCCCCGAAGAACGCGCCCGGCTGCACTTCAGCTTCGACCTGCTGATCGCCGACATCGGCAGCATCCGGCTGCTGGTGCGGGACTGGCGCAGGTACTACCAGGGCCGCGAGGACGAGATCCGTCCCCTGCGCATCTCCTACCGCGACTATGTACTCGCATCCGAGGAACTGCGCGGCACCGCACTCTACGAGCGCTCACTGGCGTACTGGCGCGAACGCGTGGCCGAGCTGCCGCCCGGCCCCGACCTTCCGCTGGCACTCAGCCCCGGCTCCCTCAAGGACCCCGAATTCACCGCCCGCAACGCCCAGTTGGCGACCGCACAGTGGGACGCGTTCAAGGAGCGCGCCGCGGCGGCCGGTGTCACACCGTCCGCGGCGATGCTCACCGCCTACGCGGCGGCGCTGGGCACCTGGTCGCGGTCGGCGTCCTTCACTCTGAACGTCACCGTGATCAACCGTCTCCAGGTACACGAGGACGTCCGCGACCTCGTCGGCGAGTTCGCCTCGTTCGACCTGCTGCCCGTGGACCTCTCGCGAGAGCGGAGCTTCGGCGAACTCGCCACCGCCATGCAGCGGCAGAGCTGGGCCGACCTGGAGCACCGCTACCTCAACGGGGTGGAGATCCTCCGCGAGATGGCCCGGCGGCGCGGCGGCACCAGCGGCTCGGTGATGCCCGTCGTCTTCACCAGCACCCTCGTGCAGGAGAACGAGGCGGAGGACGCCTCCATGTTCGGCTGGCTGGGCACCATGGAGCACGAGATCGCCCAGACGCCGCAGGTGTGGCTCGACTTCGCCGTCATGGAGAACGCCGAAGGCGTGCAGCTCAGTTGGCACTGGGTCAGGCAGCTCTTCCCCGAGGGCGTGATCGAGGCGGTCTTCGACGCCTTCCACCGGCTGGTCACGGACCTGGCGGCATCGGACGAGGCGTGGCGTGACACCCCGCGCTGCCCGCTGCCGGAGGAGCAGCGTCAGCTCACCGAGAGCGTCAACGCCACCGGCGGGCCTCTCCAGGAGGACTTCCTCTACGCGCCGCTGATGGCGAGGGCGGCCGAACATCCCGAACGTGTCGCGGTCGTCTCCGCCTCGGGCGCCGAGCTGACATACGGACGGCTGCGGTCGCACGCGTGTGTGCTGGCGCACCGGCTGCGCGCCCTGGGCGCCGGTCCCGGTCGGCTGATCGCCGTGGCCGTCGAGAAGAGCTGCGAGCAGATCGTCGCGGCGCTCGCCGTGCAGCTCGCGGGCGCCGCCTATCTGCCGGTCGACCCGGCCCTGCCCGCCGAACGGCAGGACCATCTGTGCGAACGCGGCGAGGTACGGCTCGTGCTCGTGCCGAAGGGCGGCTCCGGGCACGCCTGGGCCGAGGGCATCCGCGAGGTCGAGGTCGCCGTCGAGCCGGGCGCCGACCCGGAAGGGCCCGGCGCCGACGGCACACCGCCCGAGCCCGTACAGGCACCCGGCGACCTCGCCTACACCATCTTCACCTCGGGCTCCACCGGCGAACCCAAGGGCGTGATGCTCTCCCACCAGGCCGCGCTGAACACGTTGACGGACATCAACGAGCGCTTCTCCGTCGGCCCCGAGGACGCCGTGCTGGGCCTCTCGTCGCTCAGCTTCGACCTGTCCGTGTACGACATCTTCGGAGTCCTGGGCGCCGGAGGCAGGCTCGTCCTCCCCTTGCCGGGCACGAGCCGCGACCCCGGCCACTGGGACGAGCTGGTGCGAAGGCACCGGGTCACGCTGTGGAACAGCGTTCCGGCGCTGCTGCGCATGTACGCCGAACACCTCTCGGGGCTCAGCGGCGCGGACGGCGAAAGCGAGCGGTCCGCAAGGCACGAGGCGGCCGGTAACCCGCTGCGGCTCGCCCTGATGTCGGGCGACTGGATTCCCGTCGAACTCCCCGCACAGCTACGGGAGTTGATCCCGCACCTGGAGCCGGTCAGCCTGGGCGGCGCCACCGAGGCGGCGGTGTGGTCCATCTGGCATCCGATCGACCCGGACAGGGACGGCGCCCGCGACTCCGTCCCGTACGGCACGCCGCTGCGCAACCAGACCTTCCACGTGCTCAACGACCGTATGGAGACCTGCCCGGTCTGGGTCACCGGCGAGCTGTACATCGGCGGTGCCGGACTGGCCATGGGCTACTGGCGGGACGAGGAGCGTACGCGGGCGTCCTTCGTCACCTGGCCGGAGACGGGCGAGAGGCTCTACCGCACCGGCGACCTGGGGCGGCGGCTGCCCGACGGGACACTGGAGTTCCTCGGCCGCGAGGACTTCCAGGTCAAGATCGGCGGCTTCCGTATCGAACTCGGCGAGATCGAGGCCGCGTTGGCGCGGCACGAGGGCGTGAGCGCCGCCGTGGCGGCCGCGCCGGGCGACCGGCACAACCGTCGACTCGTGGCGTATGTGGTGCCCGCCGAGCCCGCCGCGTCCGCCGTGCCGGGGGAGCCCGGCACGGCGGACGCCGGACGTACGCCCGAGTCGGAGGAGGCGCTGCTCGACGAGGTGCGGGCCCTGGCGGAGCGGGTGCTGCCGAGCTACATGGTGCCGTCCGTCTTCCTCGTACTGGACCGGCTGCCGCTCAGTGCGAACGGCAAGGTCGACCGTGCGGCGCTGCCCGACCCGGTGCGTGCCGAGGGCGGCTCCGGCGCCGCCGCGGGACCTGTCGCGGCGCGGCTGGTGGAGATCGTCGCGGAGGTCGTAGGGGTCTCCGGGATCGGGCCTAGCGACAACTTCTTCTCGGTGGGCGGCAATTCGATCATGGGCATCCAGATCGTCTCCCGCGCCAACGCCGAGGGCCTGGAGTTCACCGCGGCCGACCTCTTCCAGCACGAGACGCTCGAGGAACTCGCCGCCGAACTGGAGTCGCGCGGCGCCACCGTGACCGGTTCGGCCGCTACGGAGCCGCTGACACGGCGCCAGCGGCAGCTCGTCGAGTGGGCGACTCCCGGGCTGCCGGCGGGAGTTCACCGTGCGGAGCTGCACGTCGCCGCCGAAGTGCGGCCCGCCTGGCTCGAATCGGCGCTCGCCGCCGTGACGCGGCACCATACGGCGCTCCACATGCGGCTGGCCGAAGCGGACGGCGGCTGGCGGACCGTCCGCAAGACCCCGGACGCGGACGAGTCCGCGGTGCCCGACATCGATCTGACCGCGCTGCCCGAGGACCGGCGTGAGCGTGCCTTCACGAGCATGGTCGAGGAGATGCGGGGCGAACTGTGCCCGCGGTCCGGGCCGGTGGCTAAGGCCGCGCTGTTCCGCCTGGGGGAGTCGGAGCGGCGCATGGTGTGGCTCGTCCATGAACTGTTCGTCGACGCCGGGTCCTGGCGGGTGCTCCTCGGCGACCTCTGCCTGGCCGTCGAGGCCGCCGCGAACGGAGAGGACCCGGCGCTGCCCGCACAGGACCCGCAGCGGATGCGGGCCCTGGCCGCGCTGGCGGGCGCGGGGCACGAGCCCGGCGAAGCGCCCGGCGGCGACGGCGCCCATACGGCCGAGGACGCGGAAACGGCGGACGAACCGGCGCCGCTCCGCGTCGTGGAACTCGCGGACGGCGACATCGAGCACGCCCTCCAGGTGGAACTCCCCGAGGAGGACACGGCGGAGCTGCTGAAGAGCACGTCGGCGGCATACCGGCTCACGCCCTCCGAGGCGGTCGCGGCGGCCTTCGCGCTGGCCGCTTCCGCCGGCGGCGGGCCACGGCTGCTGCGTTACGACCTGGAGAACGATCTGCGCGGCAGTGAGGAGGCCGGTGCGGGCGCGGAGTCGACAGCAGGCAGCTTCAACTCCCTTGTCCCGCTGGCACTCAGCACGGGCAGCGACGGCGACGGGGACGGCAATGGCAACGGCGACGGGGACGGCGGTGCCGGCACCGCAGCCGACGGCGGCGGGCGCGCCGCCGCGGAAACCACAGCCGACGCCACAGCCGACACCGCCGCCGACCCGACCGGCGCCGATCGCTCCGCCGACGTCGGCGCCCTGCTCCGTACCGTCAAGGACCAGTCCCGCCGCGGTACTTCGGACGAGAACGCCCCCGCGTCCCCGCCCGCGCAGGTCCTGGTCCGCCACCTCGGCGAACTGGACCTCCCCGCCGACGGGCGCCTGCGGCCCACGGGTCCCCCGGCGCTGAACGGCGCGGACCACCCCGTCGTCCTCAGCACCCACCTGGAGGAGGGCCGACTGCGGGCGACGCTCGCCTGCCGCGCGGGCGAGCCGTCCGGTGCACGGCTGGCCGCCCTCAGCGAGGCGCTTCCCGACGCCTTCCGGCGGATCGCCGAACACTGCCGCGACACCGACCGGGCGGTCGTCGGCCCCGACGACTTCCCCCTCGCCGGGCTGGACCAGAACACCCTCGACACGTTCCTCGGCGCCCTCGCCGGGAACGGCGAGACCTCCGGGACCTCCCCGTCCCGAACCGGCACGACCGCACACGCCGAGGAGGCCCTGTGA